ttgttgttgttttttttttggctctTTGAATAGGCACTACAAATGTCCATTAAAATAGCGTAAACATAGGCGTTACATATAGTAGATATATTGTTGTGTATAGtagatatgtatgtgtattGCTTTAGCCATCAGAGAGGCGACCTACGAGTACGAGAGTGCTGCTTATGGAACACACTGTGTTTCTGGGTCCTGTGCTCGGATTATGGGCCTTACACTACTAGAGAGCACATCACAATATGGATACACCACTAACTAAACCGGTTTCGATAGGTGTGAGTGTTTCTGTCGAGGATCTACGACACGTCCTTCTAATGAAACCTAATGAACTTCGAATACGGTTTTCTCCTACAAATAACAAAGAACAAAAGAACACTACACATTTCtcataaaattaatttttggcACAATTCGCAGAATGATTTAAAAACTAAAGAGattcaacaaacaaaaaaaaaacacaaaaaaatgcGGGATAGCTAGAGAAATGCCTGGGGAGAGACATTCATCCAAGTGGTTTTTGCATGTTGTCCCTCAGCTACAGACGGGTTCAATCCTCCCAACTGCTGGTGCGGGTCTGGGGGTCGATTGAGGGCGAGTAGGATTTGTACGTGTCGGAGGCCCGCTTATGCTTGACGGTGCAGAAGAGCAGCATCGAGGTGATCAGTCCGAAGAGCTGGACGAAGGCGATGCCCAGTCCAACGGCACCCACCACATTCAGCTGGCCGGTGAACCAGCTCTGGAGCGAGTGGGCGCAGCCCTTGTCCCACCAAAGCGACGGGTTCTCAGATCTGGGAATGAAAAGTGGAAGAGGACACGGCTTCAAGCTCCATATGCGGGTTGCTCACCTGCCGCAGTCGACGCGCAGGAGGCCATCGCCGGATCCTTCCGTCAGCAGTTGGCGTTGGTCGTACAGAGTGCGGCAGCAGGACTCCGGCACCCAGCGCTTGCCCGTCCACGATTGTATGTCGTACCAGTCCTCGTAGGAGGATACGCCGCAGCACTCAAACTGAAGCCGAGCGGAGAGGAAATTAATTGGGGAATAGCATGGAGGAGACTAGACTGGCACTCACCGACTGCTGCACACTGTCCCAGATGGCGGCCACCGAGGGGGCCACCAGGGAGCCGCGGTCACTGCTGTTGTAGTGGCGCTCGATCCCGAAGCGCAGCTCGTTGGCCAGCGTCCGCCCGAGTCCGCCGCG
The Drosophila miranda strain MSH22 chromosome XL, D.miranda_PacBio2.1, whole genome shotgun sequence genome window above contains:
- the LOC108165053 gene encoding tetraspanin-9, which gives rise to MGNAGYTCIRRTFCWLNIILWLCSCAFLGAGLWLRLSYEGYATLLPQHAALSADTIFMSIGGTGFVVSFLGCCGAWVQSRCLLVLYFMLIVMLFMSEFLVGSIAFLFRGGLGRTLANELRFGIERHYNSSDRGSLVAPSVAAIWDSVQQSFECCGVSSYEDWYDIQSWTGKRWVPESCCRTLYDQRQLLTEGSGDGLLRVDCGRSENPSLWWDKGCAHSLQSWFTGQLNVVGAVGLGIAFVQLFGLITSMLLFCTVKHKRASDTYKSYSPSIDPQTRTSSWED